From Dermochelys coriacea isolate rDerCor1 chromosome 23, rDerCor1.pri.v4, whole genome shotgun sequence, one genomic window encodes:
- the LOC119847150 gene encoding vasodilator-stimulated phosphoprotein isoform X1, with protein MRPQSRGSQGPSETVICATRATVMLYDDANKKWVTAGSGPQVVSWVQIYHNPGSNTFRVVGRKMQSDQQVVINCAIMKGMKYNQATPNFHQWRDARQVWGLNFSTKEDANQFASGMLLALDQLEAGLAPSGPPQNGPSPDEMEQQKRQEQEQERRVASAGAPVTPSGGGPPPPPGPPPPPGPPPPPGLPAAAGGPPPATGGPPPAPPLPAAQGPGAGGGGASGLAAAIASAKLRKITKQQEDGAGPAGGSPSPGTAPKNEASRGGGGGGLMEEMSAMLARRRKATLPGEKPGPKKDDDVSSQQDTAEPSGTRTLSLQSDSVRRPWEKNSSTLPRMKSAAPSNTEPPASTDESDLERIKQELLEEVRRELQKLKEEIIEAFVLELRKRGSP; from the exons CGAGACAGTCATCTGCGCCACCCGTGCCACGGTGATGCTGTATGACGATGCCAACAAGAAGTGGGTGACGGCGGGGAGCGGCCCCCAGGTTGTCAGCTGGGTGCAGATCTACCACAACCCGGGCAGCAACACCTTCCGCGTGGTGGGCCGTAAGATGCAGTCGGACCAGCAG gTGGTCATTAACTGTGCAATAATGAAGGGGATGAAGTACAACCAGGCCACGCCCAACTTCCACCAGTGGCGCGACGCCCGCCAGGTCTGGGGCCTTAACTTCAGCACCAAGGAAGACGCCAACCAGTTCGCCAGTGGGATGCTGCTCGCCCTGGACCAGTTGGAGGCGG GCTTGGCTCCGTCTGGGCCCCCCCAGAACGGCCCCTCCCCAGATGAGATGGAGCAACAGAAAAG gcaggagcaggagcaggagcgcCGGGTGGCCAGTGCAG GCGCTCCAGTGACCCCTTCGGGGGGaggccccccgccgcccccgggACCGCCACCCCCGCCAGGGCCACCTCCACCGCCTGGCCTGCCCGCCGCTGCTGGGGGGCCACCCCCTGCGACTGGGGGACCACCTCCCgcccctcctctgcctgcagcacaggGCCCCGGGGCGGGAGGCGGGGGGGCCTCTGGCCTGGCAGCTGCCATCGCAAGCGCAAAACTCAGGAAAATCAccaag cagcaggaggatgGCGCTGGGCCGGCggggggcagccccagccccgggacgGCCCCAAAGAATGAAGCCAGCcgcggcggggggggcgggggcctgATGGAGGAGATGAGCGCCATGCTGGCCAGACG GCGGAAAGCCACGCTGCCGGGCGAGAAGCCTGGGCCGAAGAAAGATGACGACGTTTCCAGC cagcaaGACACCGCCGAACCCTCAGGTACTAGGACCCTGAGCCTGCAGAGTG ACTCGGTGCGGAGGCCCTGGGAGAAGAACAGCTCCACCCTGCCCAG gatGAAATCAGCTGCCCCCAGCAACACAGAGCCCCCGGCCAGCACAGATGAGTCTGACCTGGAGCGGATCAAACAG GAGCTTCTGGAGGAGGTGCGCCGGGAGCTGCAGAAGCTGAAGGAGGAGATCATCGAGG cGTTCGTCCTGGAACTGCGGAAGCGGGGCTCGCCCTag
- the LOC119847150 gene encoding vasodilator-stimulated phosphoprotein isoform X3 — MRPQSRGSQGPSETVICATRATVMLYDDANKKWVTAGSGPQVVSWVQIYHNPGSNTFRVVGRKMQSDQQVVINCAIMKGMKYNQATPNFHQWRDARQVWGLNFSTKEDANQFASGMLLALDQLEAGLAPSGPPQNGPSPDEMEQQKRQEQEQERRVASAGAPVTPSGGGPPPPPGPPPPPGPPPPPGLPAAAGGPPPATGGPPPAPPLPAAQGPGAGGGGASGLAAAIASAKLRKITKQQEDGAGPAGGSPSPGTAPKNEASRGGGGGGLMEEMSAMLARRRKATLPGEKPGPKKDDDVSSQDTAEPSGTRTLSLQSDSVRRPWEKNSSTLPRMKSAAPSNTEPPASTDESDLERIKQELLEEVRRELQKLKEEIIEAFVLELRKRGSP, encoded by the exons CGAGACAGTCATCTGCGCCACCCGTGCCACGGTGATGCTGTATGACGATGCCAACAAGAAGTGGGTGACGGCGGGGAGCGGCCCCCAGGTTGTCAGCTGGGTGCAGATCTACCACAACCCGGGCAGCAACACCTTCCGCGTGGTGGGCCGTAAGATGCAGTCGGACCAGCAG gTGGTCATTAACTGTGCAATAATGAAGGGGATGAAGTACAACCAGGCCACGCCCAACTTCCACCAGTGGCGCGACGCCCGCCAGGTCTGGGGCCTTAACTTCAGCACCAAGGAAGACGCCAACCAGTTCGCCAGTGGGATGCTGCTCGCCCTGGACCAGTTGGAGGCGG GCTTGGCTCCGTCTGGGCCCCCCCAGAACGGCCCCTCCCCAGATGAGATGGAGCAACAGAAAAG gcaggagcaggagcaggagcgcCGGGTGGCCAGTGCAG GCGCTCCAGTGACCCCTTCGGGGGGaggccccccgccgcccccgggACCGCCACCCCCGCCAGGGCCACCTCCACCGCCTGGCCTGCCCGCCGCTGCTGGGGGGCCACCCCCTGCGACTGGGGGACCACCTCCCgcccctcctctgcctgcagcacaggGCCCCGGGGCGGGAGGCGGGGGGGCCTCTGGCCTGGCAGCTGCCATCGCAAGCGCAAAACTCAGGAAAATCAccaag cagcaggaggatgGCGCTGGGCCGGCggggggcagccccagccccgggacgGCCCCAAAGAATGAAGCCAGCcgcggcggggggggcgggggcctgATGGAGGAGATGAGCGCCATGCTGGCCAGACG GCGGAAAGCCACGCTGCCGGGCGAGAAGCCTGGGCCGAAGAAAGATGACGACGTTTCCAGC caaGACACCGCCGAACCCTCAGGTACTAGGACCCTGAGCCTGCAGAGTG ACTCGGTGCGGAGGCCCTGGGAGAAGAACAGCTCCACCCTGCCCAG gatGAAATCAGCTGCCCCCAGCAACACAGAGCCCCCGGCCAGCACAGATGAGTCTGACCTGGAGCGGATCAAACAG GAGCTTCTGGAGGAGGTGCGCCGGGAGCTGCAGAAGCTGAAGGAGGAGATCATCGAGG cGTTCGTCCTGGAACTGCGGAAGCGGGGCTCGCCCTag
- the OPA3 gene encoding optic atrophy 3 protein yields MVAGAFPIAKLLYLGVRQLSRPLAARIKAGARASPFFRAYVCGPPAQLYHWVEMRTKMRIMGFRGATIKPLNEEAAAELGAELLGEAIVFGVGGLCIFLEYARQASNTRRKEEEQSSTLLGLQEQVAELGLAVETLDAQLREVNRLLLDVSTSAKK; encoded by the exons ATGGTGGCCGGCGCGTTCCCCATCGCAAAGCTCCTGTACCTGGGCGTGCGGCAGCTGAGTCGGCCCCTAGCCGCGCGCATCAAGGCGGGGGCTCGCGCCAGCCCTTTTTTCCGGGCCTACGTCTGCGGGCCGCCCGCGCAGC TGTACCACTGGGTCGAGATGCGAACCAAGATGCGGATCATGGGCTTCCGCGGCGCCACCATCAAGCCCCTGAACGAGGAGGCGGCAGCGGAGCTGGGCGCGGAGCTGCTGGGCGAAGCCATCGTCTTCGGCGTGGGCGGCCTGTGCATCTTCCTGGAGTACGCGCGCCAGGCCTCCAACACccggaggaaggaggaggagcagagcagcACCCTGCTGGGCCTGCAGGAGCAGGTGGCCGAGCTGGGCCTGGCCGTGGAGACCCTGGACGCGCAGCTGCGCGAGGTGAACCGCCTGCTGCTGGACGTCTCCACCAGCGCCAAGAAATAG
- the LOC119847150 gene encoding vasodilator-stimulated phosphoprotein isoform X2: MRPQSRGSQGPSETVICATRATVMLYDDANKKWVTAGSGPQVVSWVQIYHNPGSNTFRVVGRKMQSDQQVVINCAIMKGMKYNQATPNFHQWRDARQVWGLNFSTKEDANQFASGMLLALDQLEAGLAPSGPPQNGPSPDEMEQQKRQEQEQERRVASAGAPVTPSGGGPPPPPGPPPPPGPPPPPGLPAAAGGPPPATGGPPPAPPLPAAQGPGAGGGGASGLAAAIASAKLRKITKQEDGAGPAGGSPSPGTAPKNEASRGGGGGGLMEEMSAMLARRRKATLPGEKPGPKKDDDVSSQQDTAEPSGTRTLSLQSDSVRRPWEKNSSTLPRMKSAAPSNTEPPASTDESDLERIKQELLEEVRRELQKLKEEIIEAFVLELRKRGSP, from the exons CGAGACAGTCATCTGCGCCACCCGTGCCACGGTGATGCTGTATGACGATGCCAACAAGAAGTGGGTGACGGCGGGGAGCGGCCCCCAGGTTGTCAGCTGGGTGCAGATCTACCACAACCCGGGCAGCAACACCTTCCGCGTGGTGGGCCGTAAGATGCAGTCGGACCAGCAG gTGGTCATTAACTGTGCAATAATGAAGGGGATGAAGTACAACCAGGCCACGCCCAACTTCCACCAGTGGCGCGACGCCCGCCAGGTCTGGGGCCTTAACTTCAGCACCAAGGAAGACGCCAACCAGTTCGCCAGTGGGATGCTGCTCGCCCTGGACCAGTTGGAGGCGG GCTTGGCTCCGTCTGGGCCCCCCCAGAACGGCCCCTCCCCAGATGAGATGGAGCAACAGAAAAG gcaggagcaggagcaggagcgcCGGGTGGCCAGTGCAG GCGCTCCAGTGACCCCTTCGGGGGGaggccccccgccgcccccgggACCGCCACCCCCGCCAGGGCCACCTCCACCGCCTGGCCTGCCCGCCGCTGCTGGGGGGCCACCCCCTGCGACTGGGGGACCACCTCCCgcccctcctctgcctgcagcacaggGCCCCGGGGCGGGAGGCGGGGGGGCCTCTGGCCTGGCAGCTGCCATCGCAAGCGCAAAACTCAGGAAAATCAccaag caggaggatgGCGCTGGGCCGGCggggggcagccccagccccgggacgGCCCCAAAGAATGAAGCCAGCcgcggcggggggggcgggggcctgATGGAGGAGATGAGCGCCATGCTGGCCAGACG GCGGAAAGCCACGCTGCCGGGCGAGAAGCCTGGGCCGAAGAAAGATGACGACGTTTCCAGC cagcaaGACACCGCCGAACCCTCAGGTACTAGGACCCTGAGCCTGCAGAGTG ACTCGGTGCGGAGGCCCTGGGAGAAGAACAGCTCCACCCTGCCCAG gatGAAATCAGCTGCCCCCAGCAACACAGAGCCCCCGGCCAGCACAGATGAGTCTGACCTGGAGCGGATCAAACAG GAGCTTCTGGAGGAGGTGCGCCGGGAGCTGCAGAAGCTGAAGGAGGAGATCATCGAGG cGTTCGTCCTGGAACTGCGGAAGCGGGGCTCGCCCTag
- the GPR4 gene encoding G-protein coupled receptor 4, translating into MCNTTLVSCNVDSKIDHLFPPTLYIMVITMGLPTNCMALWAAYLQVRQHNELGIYLLNLSVADLLYIATLPLWIDYFLHYDNWIHGQESCKLFGFVFYTNIYISIAFLCCISVDRYLAVAHPLRFAKVRRVKTAVAVSAVVWAIEIGANSAPLFHNELFHDRYNHTFCFEKYPMEEWVAWMNLYRVFIGFLFPWVLMLFSYQGILRAVRGNVSTEQQEKAKIKRLALSLIAILLFCFAPYHVILLSRSAVYLSKPCDCSFEEKVFVAYHSSLAFTSLNCVADPILYCFVNEGARSDVAKALSTLLRFLTSSKPQEMATASLTLDTPLSSKKSSFCRLPVLPQPPPPPLPPLGPPDEELQMKILTFNP; encoded by the coding sequence ATGTGCAACACCACCCTGGTGAGCTGCAACGTGGATTCCAAGATCGACCACCTTTTCCCCCCCACGCTGTACATCATGGTCATCACCATGGGGCTGCCCACCAACTGCATGGCCCTGTGGGCTGCCTACCTGCAGGTCCGGCAGCACAATGAGCTGGGCATCTACCTGCTCAACCTGTCCGTGGCCGACCTGCTCTACATCGCCACCCTGCCCCTGTGGATCGACTACTTCCTGCACTACGACAACTGGATCCACGGGCAGGAGTCCTGCAAGCTCTTCGGCTTCGTCTTCTACACCAACATCTACATCAGCATCGCCTTCCTCTGCTGCATCTCCGTGGACCGCTACCTGGCCGTGGCCCACCCGCTGCGCTTCGCCAAGGTGCGCCGGGTCAAGACGGCCGTGGCAGTGAGTGCCGTGGTCTGGGCCATCGAGATCGGGGCCAACTCGGCCCCGCTCTTCCACAACGAGCTCTTCCACGACCGCTACAACCACACCTTCTGCTTCGAGAAGTACCCCATGGAGGAGTGGGTGGCCTGGATGAACCTCTACCGGGTCTTCATTGGCTTTCTCTTCCCCTGGGTGCTCATGCTCTTCTCCTACCAGGGCATCCTGCGGGCCGTGCGTGGCAACGTCTCCACCGAGCAGCAGGAGAAAGCCAAGATCAAGCGGCTGGCCCTCAGCCTCATCGCCATCCTCCTCTTCTGCTTCGCCCCCTACCACGTCATCCTGCTCTCCCGCAGCGCCGTCTACCTCAGCAAGCCCTGCGACTGCAGCTTCGAGGAGAAGGTCTTTGTGGCCTACCACAGCTCACTGGCCTTCACCAGCCTCAACTGCGTGGCGGACCCCATCCTGTACTGCTTCGTCAACGAGGGGGCCCGCAGCGACGTGGCCAAGGCCCTGTCCACCCTGTTGCGCTTCCTGACCAGCTCCAAGCCCCAGGAGATGGCCACTGCCTCGCTCACCTTGGACACCCCACTCTCCTCCAAGAAGAGTAGCTTCTGCCGGCTCCCcgtgctcccccagcccccgcccccacccctgccccccctggGCCCACCCGACGAGGAGCTGCAGATGAAGATCTTGACTTTCAACCCATGA
- the LOC119847150 gene encoding vasodilator-stimulated phosphoprotein isoform X5: MSETVICATRATVMLYDDANKKWVTAGSGPQVVSWVQIYHNPGSNTFRVVGRKMQSDQQVVINCAIMKGMKYNQATPNFHQWRDARQVWGLNFSTKEDANQFASGMLLALDQLEAGLAPSGPPQNGPSPDEMEQQKRQEQEQERRVASAGAPVTPSGGGPPPPPGPPPPPGPPPPPGLPAAAGGPPPATGGPPPAPPLPAAQGPGAGGGGASGLAAAIASAKLRKITKQQEDGAGPAGGSPSPGTAPKNEASRGGGGGGLMEEMSAMLARRRKATLPGEKPGPKKDDDVSSQQDTAEPSGTRTLSLQSDSVRRPWEKNSSTLPRMKSAAPSNTEPPASTDESDLERIKQELLEEVRRELQKLKEEIIEAFVLELRKRGSP, from the exons CGAGACAGTCATCTGCGCCACCCGTGCCACGGTGATGCTGTATGACGATGCCAACAAGAAGTGGGTGACGGCGGGGAGCGGCCCCCAGGTTGTCAGCTGGGTGCAGATCTACCACAACCCGGGCAGCAACACCTTCCGCGTGGTGGGCCGTAAGATGCAGTCGGACCAGCAG gTGGTCATTAACTGTGCAATAATGAAGGGGATGAAGTACAACCAGGCCACGCCCAACTTCCACCAGTGGCGCGACGCCCGCCAGGTCTGGGGCCTTAACTTCAGCACCAAGGAAGACGCCAACCAGTTCGCCAGTGGGATGCTGCTCGCCCTGGACCAGTTGGAGGCGG GCTTGGCTCCGTCTGGGCCCCCCCAGAACGGCCCCTCCCCAGATGAGATGGAGCAACAGAAAAG gcaggagcaggagcaggagcgcCGGGTGGCCAGTGCAG GCGCTCCAGTGACCCCTTCGGGGGGaggccccccgccgcccccgggACCGCCACCCCCGCCAGGGCCACCTCCACCGCCTGGCCTGCCCGCCGCTGCTGGGGGGCCACCCCCTGCGACTGGGGGACCACCTCCCgcccctcctctgcctgcagcacaggGCCCCGGGGCGGGAGGCGGGGGGGCCTCTGGCCTGGCAGCTGCCATCGCAAGCGCAAAACTCAGGAAAATCAccaag cagcaggaggatgGCGCTGGGCCGGCggggggcagccccagccccgggacgGCCCCAAAGAATGAAGCCAGCcgcggcggggggggcgggggcctgATGGAGGAGATGAGCGCCATGCTGGCCAGACG GCGGAAAGCCACGCTGCCGGGCGAGAAGCCTGGGCCGAAGAAAGATGACGACGTTTCCAGC cagcaaGACACCGCCGAACCCTCAGGTACTAGGACCCTGAGCCTGCAGAGTG ACTCGGTGCGGAGGCCCTGGGAGAAGAACAGCTCCACCCTGCCCAG gatGAAATCAGCTGCCCCCAGCAACACAGAGCCCCCGGCCAGCACAGATGAGTCTGACCTGGAGCGGATCAAACAG GAGCTTCTGGAGGAGGTGCGCCGGGAGCTGCAGAAGCTGAAGGAGGAGATCATCGAGG cGTTCGTCCTGGAACTGCGGAAGCGGGGCTCGCCCTag
- the LOC119847150 gene encoding vasodilator-stimulated phosphoprotein isoform X4: MRPQSRGSQGPSETVICATRATVMLYDDANKKWVTAGSGPQVVSWVQIYHNPGSNTFRVVGRKMQSDQQVVINCAIMKGMKYNQATPNFHQWRDARQVWGLNFSTKEDANQFASGMLLALDQLEAGLAPSGPPQNGPSPDEMEQQKRQEQEQERRVASAGAPVTPSGGGPPPPPGPPPPPGPPPPPGLPAAAGGPPPATGGPPPAPPLPAAQGPGAGGGGASGLAAAIASAKLRKITKQEDGAGPAGGSPSPGTAPKNEASRGGGGGGLMEEMSAMLARRRKATLPGEKPGPKKDDDVSSQDTAEPSGTRTLSLQSDSVRRPWEKNSSTLPRMKSAAPSNTEPPASTDESDLERIKQELLEEVRRELQKLKEEIIEAFVLELRKRGSP, from the exons CGAGACAGTCATCTGCGCCACCCGTGCCACGGTGATGCTGTATGACGATGCCAACAAGAAGTGGGTGACGGCGGGGAGCGGCCCCCAGGTTGTCAGCTGGGTGCAGATCTACCACAACCCGGGCAGCAACACCTTCCGCGTGGTGGGCCGTAAGATGCAGTCGGACCAGCAG gTGGTCATTAACTGTGCAATAATGAAGGGGATGAAGTACAACCAGGCCACGCCCAACTTCCACCAGTGGCGCGACGCCCGCCAGGTCTGGGGCCTTAACTTCAGCACCAAGGAAGACGCCAACCAGTTCGCCAGTGGGATGCTGCTCGCCCTGGACCAGTTGGAGGCGG GCTTGGCTCCGTCTGGGCCCCCCCAGAACGGCCCCTCCCCAGATGAGATGGAGCAACAGAAAAG gcaggagcaggagcaggagcgcCGGGTGGCCAGTGCAG GCGCTCCAGTGACCCCTTCGGGGGGaggccccccgccgcccccgggACCGCCACCCCCGCCAGGGCCACCTCCACCGCCTGGCCTGCCCGCCGCTGCTGGGGGGCCACCCCCTGCGACTGGGGGACCACCTCCCgcccctcctctgcctgcagcacaggGCCCCGGGGCGGGAGGCGGGGGGGCCTCTGGCCTGGCAGCTGCCATCGCAAGCGCAAAACTCAGGAAAATCAccaag caggaggatgGCGCTGGGCCGGCggggggcagccccagccccgggacgGCCCCAAAGAATGAAGCCAGCcgcggcggggggggcgggggcctgATGGAGGAGATGAGCGCCATGCTGGCCAGACG GCGGAAAGCCACGCTGCCGGGCGAGAAGCCTGGGCCGAAGAAAGATGACGACGTTTCCAGC caaGACACCGCCGAACCCTCAGGTACTAGGACCCTGAGCCTGCAGAGTG ACTCGGTGCGGAGGCCCTGGGAGAAGAACAGCTCCACCCTGCCCAG gatGAAATCAGCTGCCCCCAGCAACACAGAGCCCCCGGCCAGCACAGATGAGTCTGACCTGGAGCGGATCAAACAG GAGCTTCTGGAGGAGGTGCGCCGGGAGCTGCAGAAGCTGAAGGAGGAGATCATCGAGG cGTTCGTCCTGGAACTGCGGAAGCGGGGCTCGCCCTag